One genomic region from Danio aesculapii chromosome 24, fDanAes4.1, whole genome shotgun sequence encodes:
- the si:ch1073-59l16.1 gene encoding uncharacterized protein si:ch1073-59l16.1 translates to MKMKMKMWALLLLLLTHTSGAEDISTVSKVSVGEHQNITIPCVYAKELVGFRKYVSSGDLWLFSGTVSSRRVCVVEHREQHFFTLTLSDARSADSGRYWCAVEKYGPDLHAGFDITVTEGPSALHVSSQSVSVSEGSDVTLLCTGASHWCSVGGSCVEKHRGTLNKADVTLSRTAGVLNVTMKSLQTTHSGWYYCTDQNTQIPVQITVKKNDPAGEYNNTEHSWSGEAVGSSAAVCVCVALLLLICGVCTLTRVRRHTRHTADSADPPEGTQQILISSITEKRTNKAAESDLYVCMSGVHLKQQENGHNTEDTSENLYEIMSEIKQSDQAGGKAKSQHETPMTGITQNIQVVKT, encoded by the exons atgaagatgaagatgaagatgtggGCTCTCCTGCTGCTGCTCCTCACACACACCTCAG GAGCTGAAGACATCTCCACAGTCAGTAAAGTTAGCGTTGGCGAACATCAGAACATCACCATCCCGTGTGTGTACGCTAAGGAGTTGGTGGGATTCAGGAAGTACGTGTCTTCTGGAGACTTGTGGCTGTTCAGTGGGACTGTGTCCAGCAGacgtgtgtgtgttgtggagcACAGAGAGCAGCATTTCTTCACACTGACCCTATCGGATGCTAGATCTGCAGACTCGGGGAGATACTGGTGCGCTGTGGAGAAATACGGGCCCGATCTGCACGCTGGATTCGACATCACTGTTACTGAAG gcccGTCAGCTCTGCATGTGTCCAGTCAGAGTGTGTCCGTGTCTGAAGGGTCCGACGTGACTCTTCTGTGCACCGGAGCTTCACACTGGTGCAGCGTTGGAGGATCCTGTGTGGAGAAACACAGAGGAACGCTGAATAAAGCAGACGTGACCCTCAGCAGAACAGCAGGAGTTCTGAACGTCACCATGAAGAGCCTGCAGACCACACACAGCGGCTGGTATTACTGCACAGACCAGAACACGCAGATACCGGTTCAGATCACAGTGAAGAAGAACGACCCAGCAGGAGAATACAACAACACTGAgcacag CTGGAGTGGAGAAGCGGTGggctcttctgctgctgtgtgtgtgtgtgtggctctgcTGCTGCTGATCTGCGGAGTCTGTACACTGACCAGAGTCAGGAGACACACAC GACACACAGCTGACAGTGCAGATCCTCCTGAAGGCACACAGCAGATCCTCATCAGCAGTATTACA GAAAAAAGGACAAACAAAGCAGCTGAGTCTGACctctatgtgtgtatgtctggTGTTCATCTAAAGCAGCAG GAGAATGGGCACAACACTGAGGACACATCTGAAAACCTGTATGAGATCATGTCTGAAATAAAACAGAGCGATCAGGCAG GGGGAAAAGCAAAGAGTCAACATGAAACACCCATGACTGGGATTACACAAAACATTCAG GTGGTCAAGACGTGA